The region TGCATAGAAGATACACGCGCTGCATTAGGCCAGTTGGCAAAAGCTTGGAGAGTGACACGCCACATTCCATTGGCCTTAGTTACAGGTAGCAATGGTAAGACCACAGTCAAAGAAATGATTGCCTCAATTTTTAAGGCGGCTGTTGGCGAAAGCCATACTTTGGTTACCAAGGGTAATTTAAATAATGACATTGGCTTACCGCTTACCTTATTGAAGTTAAGGCCTACAGATCAGCTGGCAGTCGTTGAGTTGGGTATGAATCATCCTGGCGAAACTGCTCTGTTAGCTGATATAGCCCAAGCAAATATTGCATTAATTAATAATGCTCAGCGCGAGCATCAGGAGTTTATGGCTACAGTTGCAGCAGTTGCTCAAGAGCATGCTGATGTAATTCGCGCTTTACCTCAAGATGGAATTGCAGTATTTCCAGGCGATTCTGAGTTCACTGACCTTTGGCGTAAAGCAGCCGCAGACCGCAAGGTACTAGATTTTGTGTTGTCATCTACACAAACAAATGCCTCTTCCGCAGTAGGTGGAAAATTACTGAATGATGGTCGCATAGAAGTAAATACTGAAAATGGAAGCATCCAAATTCAGCTAAATACTTTAGGAAACCATAATGTACGCAATGCGCTAGCGGCTAGTGCGGTTGCGATCGCTGCTGGCATCAGTCTTAAAAAGATTCAAGAAGGCCTTGAATCATTCCAGCCCGTTAATGGGCGTATGCAAGCCAAGACAATTGATGCAAATCACACATTAATTGATGATAGCTACAACGCTAATCCAGATTCAGTTCGTGCTGCAATTGATGCATTAAAACAGTCTGGTAACAATGCCTGGATAGTATTAGGTGATATGGGCGAGGTAGGGGATCAAGGTCCAGAATTTCATCAAGAAGTGGGTGCATATGCTGCTGAGCAAGGCATCTCTAAATTGTTTGCTCTTGGTGAGCAATGTCAATTCGCCATTCAGGGTTTTGAGAGTGCGAAAGGAAAGAGTGCGCTATCTAGCGCTACTCATTTTTCTAATATGGATAGTCTTATTGCGCAATTACGCGATGCATTACATGCACAAGCGTTGGGTACTAATCAACACTTGAACATTTTGGTTAAGGGATCACGATTTATGCGCATGGAGCGTGTAGTACAAGCCTTACTCGAGGAGGCTAAAGCATGCTCTTAATTTTGGCGCAGTGGTTACAAGACGATTTTGGTTTTTTCCGCGTCTTTAATTACATCACTTTTAGGGCGGTGATGGCTACAGTTACAGCATTGCTGATTGGCTTAGCTGCGGGTCCTTGGGTAATTCGTAAGTTGAGCGAATTAAAGATGGGCCAGGCTGTACGTACCGACGGGCCTCTAACCCATCTAGTGAAATCAGGTACACCAACAATGGGTGGTGTATTGATATTAATTGGTATTTTTGTATCGTGCATGTTGTGGGCTGATTTGAGCAATCGCTTTATTTGGATTGTGATGATTGTGACGTTTGGATTTGGCGCTGTAGGTTGGGTTGATGACTACCGTAAAGTAGTGCGTAAAGATCCTAAAGGAATGGCCTCCAGAGAAAAATTCTTTTGGCAAACTTTGATTGGCTTGTTTGCAGCAATTTACTTGGCATTTTCAGTTTCAGAAATCAATAACCTGAAAGTTCTCGAGTTATTTTTTGAGTGGGTCAAGAGTGGATTTGCATTAGACCTGCCCGCAAAAACCAACTTATTGTTGCCATTTATGAAAGAGGTCAGCTATCCCTTGGGAATGATGGGCTTCATTATTTTGAGTTACTTAGTCATTGTTGGTAGTAGTAATGCAGTCAATCTTACGGATGGATTAGATGGCTTGGTCATCATGCCTGTGATTTTGGTGGGAGCTGCTTTAGGTGCTTTTGCTTATGTGATGGGTAATGCAATCTATGCCAAGTATTTATTGTTTCCCTATATTCCAGGGGCTGGTGAGCTCATGATTTTCTGCGGAGCCATGGGTGGTGCTGGCCTCGCCTTTCTTTGGTACAACACTCATCCCGCTCAAGTATTTATGGGTGATGTTGGTGCGCTTGCTTTGGGCGGTGCGCTGGGAACAATTGCTGTCATCGTGCGTCAAGAGATTGTGCTTTTCGTGATGGGCGGCATCTTTGTTGCCGAAACAGTTTCAGTAATGATGCAAGTGGTGTGGTTCAAGATCACCAAAAAACATTTTGGTGAGGGTCGCCGTATTTTTAGAATGGCGCCTTTACATCACCACTTTGAATTAGGTGGCTGGAAAGAAACTCAGGTAGTAGTTCGTTTTTGGATCATCACTATCTTGTTGGTCTTAATTGGTTTATCTAGCTTGAAATTACGGTGAGCCAAAAAGTAAATATGTTGAACCTAGAAAACACTTTCGCCAACCCACTGGCTATCGCCAATGCAGACTATCAAGCCCCCAATCGCTTTTTGATTATGGGTTTAGGTGAATCCGGTATTGCCATGGCTAGATGGTGCCTGCGTAATGGTGCTGCAGTTCGTTTGGTCGACACACGTGACCGATCTTCTTTAAGTGAGCGTCAATTGGCTTTGCTTGCTGAGCTCGAGTTTGCAGGCCTTAAAGATATTCACTTTGGCCCTTTAGGTGATGATCTACTGGTTGATATAGATGTTATCGGTATCAGTCCTGGTCTATCACCCCTTCAAGAGCCTACCCAATCATTCTTAGTCAATGCTAGAAAATCTCGTATTGATATTTGGAGTGAAATAGAATTTTTTGCCCGGGCAATTGCTGCATTAAGTCGCATGGCACAAACAAATGAATCTAGCTATGCCGCCAAAGTATTGGCGGTTACGGGTACCAATGGAAAAACTACAACAACCGCATTAACAGGTCAACTTTGTGAGCGGGCTGGAAAACGAGTAGCTGTCGCAGGAAATATTAGTCCTGCGGCACTCGATAAGCTCATGAGTTGTCTAGAAGCTGCAGATCAACTAGAAGATATGCCTGATGTTTGGGTTTTAGAGCTATCCAGCTTCCAATTGGTTTATACAAGCAGCTTGAATCCGACAGCCGCTGCTGTTCTGAATATTACGCAAGACCATTTGGACTGGCACGGTGAGATGTCAGCTTATGTTGAGGCGAAATCTAAGATATTTGGTAGCGATACTATTTGCGTCTTAAATCGAGATGATTCCTTGGTGATGGGATTGTTTTCTGAAGAGCAAAAAGCAGAAAAATTTACTGTCACGTTTGGATCCAATAGGCCGGATGAGCAAGGCGCATTTGGTATCGAGCATGATTTACGTGCTGGTGGAATTGATTGGCTGGTATGGGCTGAAGTGGATGAAGATCTCGAGCCAAAACCAAAGCGCCGTCGTAAATCAGCTGTGATTGAGGAGGATGAGCCTTTACGTTTGAAGCGTTTAATTCCTGCAGATGCTTTACGTATTCGTGGACGTCACAATGCATTAAATGCACTAGCAGCCCTTGCCTTAGCGCGCGCTGCTAACTTACCGATGAATGTCCTCTTGCATGGCTTACGTGATTACCATGGTGAGCCGCATCGTGTACAAAGCATAGCAATAGTAAATGATGTTGAATATGTGGATGACAGTAAAGGTACTAATGTAGGTGCTACTGTCGCGGCAATCAATGGCTTGGGTAGCAATGAGTCTGGAAAAAGAATTTGGTTGATTGCTGGTGGAGAAGGTAAGGGACAAGACTTTAGTCCATTACGTGAACCAGCGCTGCGATTCGTAAAAGGTGTTTTTGTCATAGGTAAAGATGGCGACAAAATTGTTGAGGCTATGGGGTCAGATATTCCGTGTACCAATAGCAAAACTTTGCAAATGGCGGTTCAAGCCGCAGCCGCTCAAGCAGTGTCAGGTGATTTAGTTTTATTGTCACCGGCTTGCGCAAGCCTAGATCAGTTCCGCGATTATGTAGAACGTGCACAAGTTTTTATCTCGGAAGTTGAAGAGTTGGGAATGCGTTTCGAAGGAGTTCAGGCATGAGCTTAAAAGAAAAATTATTTCCTGAAAATCGCTTAGGGCTAGGCCGCTTCTGGAACTTCTCCAGAGGAGGTATTGATAATTTCCGTACCGGTCTTAGGGATGCGGTATCAGGCGTTGAGCAAACTCGATCGCGCATGATGGAATACGACCAATTATTAGTTTGGGCAGTCCTATCTCTTATGTTAATTGGTTTGGTAATGGTGTATTCAGCATCCATCACTTTGGCTGATGGGCCTAAGTATGCTAACTACAGCAGCAATTTCTTTTTAATTCGCCATATCATTTCTTTGGTGATTGCAATCGCAGTTGGTATTTGGGCCTTTAAGATTCCAACCAAAGTATGGGATCGCTATTCTCCAGTTGTTTTCGGATTCACTGTATTACTTCTGATTGCAGTGCTGATACCAGGAGTTGGTAAAGGCGTTAACGGTGCTAAGCGCTGGATACCGTTAGGGGTAATGAACTTTCAGCCTTCCGAGCTCATGAAGTTTGCTGCGGTTATTTTTGCCGCAAGTTACACGGTGCAACGTCAAGAATATTTGCATTCCTTTTCGAAAGGAATGCTCCCAATGGGAATTGCGGTTGCTTTAGTTGGCGGTCTTCTCATGAAGGAGCCTGATATGGGCGCCTTTGTGGTGGTTGCATTGATTGCATTTGGAATTCTATTTTTAGGCGGCATCAACGCGAAATTATTTGGTGGTTTGATTGTGGTTGGCTTGCTGAGTGGGGCAGCCATGATTGCGTTATCTCCTTTCCGTCGTGGCCGGATGTTGGCTTTTATGGATCCATGGCAAGTTGATAACGCTGCCAACAAAGGCTACCAGTTAACCCATTCATTAATGGCCTTTGGCCGAGGCGAATGGTTTGGTACGGGCTTGGGAGGTAGCGTAGAAAAATTACATTACCTGCCTGAGGCGCACACCGATTTCATCATGGCTGTAATTGGCGAAGAGCTAGGCTTTATTGGCGTGGTCGTCATGATTTTCTTGTTCTATTGGATAGTGCGTCGCGCATTCATGATTGGGCGTACTGCGCTACAGTTAGATCGAAGCTTTGCTGGACTGGCCGCAAAAGGCGTCGCTATTTGGATTGGTTGGCAGGCCTTTATCAATATGGGTGTCAATCTCGGCTTATTGCCAACCAAAGGCTTGACTTTACCTTTAGTAAGTTACGGTGGCTCTGGCATCTTGATGAATGCAGTGGCAATTGCCATGCTACTTCGTATTGATTATGAAAACCGCATCTTGATGCGCGGAGGGAAGTTGTGACCAAACCCTCAATCTTAGTCATGGCTGGTGGAACTGGTGGGCATATTTTCCCAGGACTTGCTGTCGCTGAGTATTTACGAATCTGCGGGTGGAATGTATCTTGGTTAGGTAATCAAAGCGGTATGGAATATCGCCTTGTGAAGTCTTGTAACTTTCCGTTTGAGGCGGTTGAGTTTGGCGGCCTTCGAGGTAAGGGTATTAAAGCGAAGTTAATGCTACCTATTAATCTAGCTCGCGCTTGCCATCAAAGCTGGAAAATTATGCGACGCCTAAAGCCGAATGTCGTTTTAGGTATGGGCGGTTACATTACTTTCCCAGGCGGCTTAATCAGTAAATTATTAAAGCGTCCATTGGTGTTGCATGAAGCAAATTCTGTGGCCGGCAGTGCTAATCGTGCGCTAGCTAAAATTGCAATGAGGACCTTAACTGGATTTCCTAATACGATGGAAAATGCAGAATGGGTTGGTAATCCCATTCGCCAAGAGTTTGATGATATCGCTGCACCTGCAGAGCGTTACGAACAACGACAAGGGCCTTTATCTCTTTTGGTAGTTGGTGGAAGCTTAGGGGCAGCAGCGCTCAATGAAAACATTCCTGCAGCATTGGCATTAATTCCACTAGAGCAACGTCCCACAGTAATTCATCAGGCTGGAGATAAGCATTTATTGGATCTTCAAAAGCGTTACGCTGATTTGGGTGTGCTGGCAGACATACGTCCCTTTATTGAAGATATGCCCACAGCTTATGCCCAAGCGGATTTGGTCATTTGTCGATCTGGTGCAATGACGGTTTCTGAGTTGGCTGCTTGTGGCGTGGCCTCTTGCTTAATTCCGTTTCCACATGCAATTGATGACCATCAAACAGCAAATGCTCAATTTTTATCAGATGCTGATGCTGCTGTTTTTTTGCCTCAGAAAAATCTTAATCCTCAGGATTTAGCTTTGATGATTCAAAACTTAACTCGCACGGATTTAAAAGAAATGGCTGTGCGTGCTCATGCTTTGTCTAAGCCACATGCTACCCAACGAGTTGCTGAGGTGTGTGCTGATTGTGCGGGGGTAGGTATATGAAGCATATTGTTCAGCAAATTCATTTCATCGGTATCGGTGGCACTGGCATGAGCGGTATTGCCGAAGTTCTATTGAACTTGGGATATCAAGTATCAGGATCTGATTTGGTAGAGGGTGCTGCTACTAAACGCCTAAAAGAACTTGGCGCAGTAATTCATATCGGTCATGACCCTAAAAATGTTGGGACCGCTGAGGCAGTGGTTATTTCAACTGCTGTTGCAGGTAATAACCCAGAGGTTTTGGCTGCTCGCGCCGCCAAGATTCCAGTTATTCAACGTGCAGTGATGTTGGGTGAGCTGATGCGTCTTAAGCAGGGAATCGCTATTGCTGGAACTCATGGGAAAACCACCACTACTAGCTTGGTTGCTTCAGTGCTTGCTGAAGGCGATCTAGATCCAACCTTTGTTATTGGTGGAAAGTTAAATTCTGCTGGCGCAAATGCGCGTTTGGGTCGAGGTGACTTTATTGTGGTTGAGGCGGATGAATCAGATGCTTCTTTCCTGCAGTTATTTCCAGCCATGGAAGTGGTTACTAATATTGATGCTGATCATATGGATACTTATCAGCATGATATGGCCAGATTAAAGCAAGCATTCGTGCAATTTATACAGCGGATGCCTTTTTATGGCGTTGCAGTCTTGTGCATTGATGATGCTAATGTTCGCGACATTATTCCTTTTGTGTCTCAGCCCATCTTGCGTTACGGACTTTCTGAGGATGCAGATATTCGTGCAAGCAATGTTCGTGCCGATGGAACACGAATGCACTTTACGGTAGAGCGCCGTACTGTGCGCCGCCATGGTAATAAGCCTGGTCCATTAAATGTGACTTTGAACTTACCTGGCCTACACAATGTTCGAAATGCGCTGGCAGCCATTGGTATTGCTACAGAGTTGGGCGTTGGTGATCAAGCTATTATTAAAGCACTCTCAGAATTTAGTGGTGTTGGTCGCCGATTCCAACGCTATGGCGATATTCCACTGGCATCAGGCGGTAAATTTACCTTGATTGATGACTATGGGCATCATCCGGTAGAGATGGCTGCTACTTTAGCTGCTGCTCGCGGAGCCTATCCTGACCGTCGCTTAGTGTTAGCTTTTCAGCCGCATCGATTTACAAGAACGCGCGATTGCTTCGGGGAGTTTGTGCAAGTGCTGAAAAACTTTGATGCTTTGGTCTTGACTGAAGTATATCCAGCTGGCGAGGCAAAGATTCCTGGTGCTGACGGAAAGAGTTTGATGAAGGCTGCTCTTGTAGATGATAAAACCTCTAAAGCTTTATTAAATTCTGCTGCTGTAGCTTTTGCTTCCAGCGTTGCTGAAATGCCAGAAAAGCTTGGTCAAGTATTAAAAGATGGGGATGTATTAATTACGATGGGCGCAGGTTCAATCTCTGCTTTGCCTCACACTTTGTCGGAGGCGAAGCATGTCTAAGCAAGAGGAACTGTTAATTCAGTGGGGCGATCGTGTAAAGGCGTGCCTGGCGAATCTGGATATAAAGTCTTTAGGCCGCGTAGGAGTATTGCTTGGCGGCCGTTCTGGTGAGCGAGAGATTTCCCTGATGTCAGGCAATGGTGTTTTACAAGCCCTCCTCTCAAAAGGAGTGGATGCCCATGGCTTTGATCCTGGATTGCGTAACCCAACTGAATTAGCTACAGAAAAATTTGATCGTATTTTCATTTCTCTTCATGGTCGTTTTGGAGAGGATGGAACTATTCAAGGTTTATTGGAATTATTAGAGCTTCCCTATACCGGAAGTGGTGTCTTAGCTTCTGCCCTGGCAATCGACAAGATTGCAACTAAGCAGATCTGGATCAGTAATGGGTTATCAACCCCAGAATATGAAGAGCTGACTGCGAAGAGTGACTGGAATGCGGTAGTTAAGCATCTAGGTTTGCCGTTAATTGTGAAGCCGGCTCATGAAGGTTCTTCTTTGGGCTTAACAAAAGTGAAGTCAGTGGAAGAGCTGCCAGCTGCTTATCAGCTTGCAGCCGGTCTTGATAAAAAAGTAATCGCTGAAACCTGCATTGTTGGCGATGAGTTGACCTGTCCATTGGTAGGTCAAGGCAATAGTGCTGAGGCATTACCGGTGATTAAAATTATTCCACCTCAAGCCAATTATGATTTCCACAACAAGTATTTCTCTGATGAGACACAGTATCTCTGCCCGACCGGCTTAACGGCTGAGATAAATGCTGCCGTTCAGGATCTCGCTTTAGCTGCCTATCAGACTCTTGGTTGTCGTACATGGGGTCGCGCCGATGTCATGCTTGATAAAAAAACTGGCAAACCATACTTGTTGGAAATGAATACTTCGCCAGGAATGACATCTCATTCCTTGGTGCCGATGGCTGCGAAGGCTGCTGGTGTTGAGTATGCAGATTTAGTGCTTTGGTTATTGAGTCAAACCTTGCTGCAAAAAGAGGGCGCTCGTACATGAGTAATTTCATGGACCGGTTCGGCGAAATTTTCGCCATGCTCATGTCTCCGCTCTGGAATCATCCAGATCGGATGCAAAAGCTCAGCCGTTTCTTGATGCGCTGTTTTGCTGTGATGCTTACTATCGGAATATTGGTATGGCTCAGTCAGCGGCCTGTTTTTGCCTTAAAGCAAATTCAAATTGAACCAGTAGCAGGGCAGACCTTAAAGCATATTAATAAATCGATGGTGAAGCAGCAGGTTCTGGAAACTGTGCAGGGCAATTTCTTCAGCGTACGTTTAGAGGATGTCAAACGTGGCTTTGAGAGCATGCCTTGGGTGCGACATGCCAATGTTCGACGAGTTTGGCCTAATGGCCTGATTGTCAGCATTGAAGAGCAAAAGCCATTTGGTACCTGGGGCGGGGCTGATAGCCATGTCTTAATTAATAATCATGGCGAAATTTTTGCTGGTCGAGTTTCTGAAATAAATGATGATGTGATTTTGGTAGATTTTCGTGGGCCGGAAGATTCCGGGCCAGAAGTCATGAGTCTTTATGAAAAAGCGAACAACTGGTTTAAGCCTTGGGGTGCAGAGGTAGTGAGCCTTGCTTTGACCGAGCGCTATGCCTGGCACATCAAATTATCTAATGGCATGAAAGTGGAATTTGGGCGCGATGAAGAGAGCTCTGATAAGACGCTGACAGAAGAACGTGTAGCGCGACTGTTTAAGTATTGGCCACAGGTTCAGGAGAAGTGGGCTAATCGAGTAGATGCAGTAGATCTGCGTTATGCAAATGGTTTTGCAGTTCATCTTGCCTCTGCAAGTATGAAAAAAAATGATGTTGACGGCAAAAAAAGTGAGCTGAAGCAATGAGGAATGGTAATGAGTAAAGACAATCGTGACCTATTGGTCGGTTTAGATATTGGAACCTCTAAGGTCGTTGCCTTGGTTGCCGAATTGGCTCCTGATGGCCAATTTAATGTGGTGGGCGTTGGTCAAACCGCATCTAAGGGTTTGAAGAAGGGTGTTGTAGTCAATATTGAAGCAACTGTTCAATCGATTCAGAAGGCGCTAGAAGAAGCTGAAATCATGGCAGATCGCCAGATTATGCAAGTCTTTACTGGCATTGCTGGTAATCACATTGTGAGCTTTAACTCGAGCGGAATGGTCGCTATTCGTGATAAAGAAGTCAGCGCTGGGGATGTAGAGCGCGTACTTGAAACTGCTAAAGCCATCAATATTCCAACTGACCAACAAATTCTGCATATCTTGGTTCAAGAATTCATCATCGACGGGCAAGAAGATGTGCGTGAGCCTATTGGTATGAGTGGTTTGCGCTTAGAGGTAAAGGTGCATATTGTCACGGGAGCTGTCAGTGCTGCGCAAAATATTGTGAAGTGTGTACGTCGCTGTGGACTAGAGGTGAATGATCTTATTTTGCAACCGCTGGCTTCTAGCTTGGCAGTATTGACTGATGATGAAAAAGAACTAGGTGTTGTTCTGGTAGATATTGGTGGTGGTACTACAGATATCGCAATTTATTGCCAGGGATCTATTCGCCACACCGCAGTGATTCCAATTGCGGGCGATCAAGTTACCAATGACATTGCTATGGCATTGCGCACCCCAACCATTGATGCAGAAGATTTAAAGATTGCACATGGTATTGCGCGTCAGGAAATGGCTGATCCAACAACCATGATTGATGTGCCGGGTGTGGGTGATCGTGAGCCACGTCCAATGTCTAAACAAGCGCTAGCTGCAGTGATTGAGCCACGTGTAGAAGAGCTGTTTACTTTAGTTAGAGGGGTTGTTCGTGATTCAGGATACGAAGACATGGTCTCTTCTGGAATCGTGCTGACTGGCGGCACTTCTTTAATGCCGGGCATGGTGGAGTTGGCAGAACAAGTCTTCTTAAGGCCTGCCCGGATTGGTGTGCCTGAATACCGTGGACATTTACATGAAGTTTTGCGTAGCCCGCGATTTGCTACCAGTATCGGTTTGTTAATGGAGGGCCAGGCACAGTTATTGCGTGGTCGCCGAGTATCTCAGTCAGGCGCATTGCAGGGTGTTATCTCGCGCATGAAGGAATGGTTTGCAGGAAATTTTTAAGTTTTTTCGTCGTCGTCAATGTAGTAAGTTTTTTACCTAGGAGGGTATATGGAATTTGAAATGTTAGATCAAGAAACCGCTGGCAAAACCATTATTAAAGTAGTTGGTGTGGGTGGTGCTGGTGGTAATGCCGTACAACATATGATCCGTCGCGGAGTCAATGGCGTAGAGTTCATTTGCATGAACACCGATGCTGGCGCTTTACAGCGTTCAGAAGCATCTGTGAATTTGCAACTGGGTTCTAGCGGATTAGGCGCTGGCGCAAAACCAGAAATCGGTGCAGCTTCAGCGGAAGAAGCGCGTGCTCGTATTGCTGATTCATTGCAGGGTGCTCACATGGTGTTTATCACTGCCGGTATGGGTGGTGGTACGGGAACAGGTGCTGCCCCAGTAGTTGCTCAAGTGGCAAAAGAAATGGGCATTTTGACTGTGGGCGTTATCAGCAAGCCATTTGATTTCGAAGGCGTGAAGCGTTTGAAAGTTGCAGAAAATGGAGCTGCTGAGCTTGAGTCTTATGTAGATTCATTGATTGTGGTTCTCAATGAAAAGCTCTTTGAAGTGATGGGTGAAGATGCTGAATTTGATAAGGCATTTGCTTGTGCAGATGATGTATTGCATAACGCAGTATCAGGAATTGCAGAAATCATTAATGTTCAAGGTTTGATCAACGTTGACTTTGAAGACGTTAAAACAGTCATGGGCGAGCAAGGTAAAGCCATGATGGGTACAGCAACTGTTTCTGGAATGGATCGCGCACGTTTAGCTGCTGAAGCTGCAGTTGCTTCACCATTGCTTGAAGGTGTTGATTTATCTGGAGCTCGTGGCGTTTTAGTCAATATCACTGCTAGCCGTTCATTGAAGTTGTCAGAAACTCGCGAAGTGATGGCTGCGATTCGTGGTTATGCTGCCGATGATGCAACTGTGATCTTCGGTACTGTTTATGACGATAGCTTAGGTGATGCATTGCGTGTGACAGTAGTTGCTACTGGATTGAATAATCCTCAAGCACGTCAGAGTCATCAGCCTGAGGTAGTTTGGAGACAGGCAACTGGTACTCATGACGCTATGCCAACAATGGCTGATCTCAATAGCTTTGCTCCTGCCAGCGCATCTGCTGCGATGAGTAAAGTAAATTTAGATTCCGCTTTAGGTACAAGCGCTGGTATGGCTTTGACTGGATCGGGAGCTACGCCTGCGATGGCAGCGCAACCAGCAGCTAGCGGAGTTGACTATAGCCAATATGATTTGCCACGAGTGTTTCGCAGCTCTCGTGAGGCGACTCCTGCTCCTACTTTAGGTGCGGATAGCTCCCCTCAGGCAAAGACCTTGTTGGATAAAGGGGCTGATTACTATGAAATCCCAGCCTTTTTGCGTAAACAAGCGGATTAATTAACTGCTTAATACAATAGGTGATTGCAAAATGCCAGCGCGGCGCCCCTCCGGACGACGAATCCCGCGCTTGCGTTGGCATGCTTCCTAACAATTACTTATTGGAGACATCATGATTTCTGTTGGACAAAAATTACCGAGTGCCACTCTTTATGAATTTTTAAATGAAGAAACTGAGGGCTGTGCCTTAGGCCCAAATGCTTTTGAAGTTGAGAAACTGGCTGCTGGTAAAAAGATTGTGATCTTTGCTTTACCTGGCGCCTTCACGCCTACTTGCTCTGCAAAACATGTCCCAGGATATGTTGAGCACTACGATGAGATTAAGGCCAAGGGTGTAGATGAGATCTGGTGTATTTCGGTAAATGACCCGTTTGTAATGGGTGCATGGGGCCGAGATCAAAAAGTAGGTAAAAAAATTCGCATGTTAGGCGATGGTAGTTGTGAGTTCACTAAAAAGATGGGTCTTGAGTTGGATTTAGTAGCCCGTGGTTTGGGTGTTCGCTCTGATCGCTATGCCATGATTGTTGAAGATGGTGTCATCAAGACCCTAGATCGTGAAGCGCCAGGTAAGTTTGAGGTTAGTGACGCTGCTTCTATCTTGAAAAAGCTTTAATTAACCTTCCCCTGAATATAGATACCGCCAGATGATGAAGCAACGTACGATCGCCGCACCAGTCAAGACTGTTGGTATTGGCTTGCATTCTGGCCGGAAGGTGACGATCGTGATCAAGCCTGCGCCTATCAATTCAGGGGTGCAATTTGTGCGTATCGATACGCCAGAGCAGTCTGTGGTGCCTGCAACAGCCTTAGCTGTATGCGATACACGCCTTGCATCAGTGATACAAAAAGATGGTGTTCGTGTTTCTACAGTCGAGCATTTGCTTTCTGCTTGCGCTGGTTTGGGTTTAGATAATCTTCTGATTGAGCTTGATGGTGAAGAAGTGCCCATCATGGATGGAAGTGCGGCTTCTTTCTTATTTTTAATTGAGTCTGCTGGCATCGCCGAACAAGAAGCCCCACGTCAGTTTGTTGTCATTAAGAAAGCAGTTGAAGTACGCGAAGGCGATAAGCTTGCGCGTCTAGAACCTTTTTTTGGTTTCAAGTTGGACTTCACGATTGACTTCAAGCATCCTGCGGTTGATAAAACTGGGCAACGATTTATCGTAGATTTTGCAGAACACGCTTATCGTAGTGAAATTGGTCGAGCTAGAACATT is a window of Polynucleobacter asymbioticus QLW-P1DMWA-1 DNA encoding:
- the lpxC gene encoding UDP-3-O-acyl-N-acetylglucosamine deacetylase, which encodes MMKQRTIAAPVKTVGIGLHSGRKVTIVIKPAPINSGVQFVRIDTPEQSVVPATALAVCDTRLASVIQKDGVRVSTVEHLLSACAGLGLDNLLIELDGEEVPIMDGSAASFLFLIESAGIAEQEAPRQFVVIKKAVEVREGDKLARLEPFFGFKLDFTIDFKHPAVDKTGQRFIVDFAEHAYRSEIGRARTFGFAHEVEALREMGLARGGSLDNAIVLDEHRILNNEELRYEDEFVRHKILDAIGDLYLIGHPIVGAYIAEKSGHALNNALLRKLLDDPSTYEISSFAENKAPAAYSQENQPLFF